The Bdellovibrio sp. NC01 genome includes the window GTTCTAGAGTCAATTACAGGTACTTGACCTTGATCGGCAGCCAAAACCGCGTTGTGGATTTGGATGATTTGATCTTGGTTAACACGAACGCAACCAGAAGAAGCGCGTGAACCCAAAGCCGCGATACCAGCAGCCTCGCCACCAATTAAATCTGGTGGTACTTGGTGAAGAGCCAAACCGTGAACGTCATTAAAGAAGATCGCGTAAGGCATTTGCACTTTGCTTTCGCCAGATTTGTAGTTTTCATCCATAACGCGAGTCACGCCATAGAAACCACGAAGAGTGTGTCTCCAATGAGATTCCGTCGTGCCTTTTTGGTTGAACACTTTACGGAAGATACCTTTGAAAGTGCTGATGTATTCAACGTCTTCACGACCCGTAGATACTTTCGTCGTCAAAACCAATTGACGGTTGATGTACAAACGAGCTGTTTGCGCCATCGGACCACGAGCTGCTTTATTAACAACAACTACGTTTGTGAATTGGTTAATCGCAAGCTCACCACGAAGGTAAGCTTCTTCATCAAAGATGTGTCCAGCTGGAGCTTCAAAAGGTTTTTCAACCATCAAGCGTGCTTCAAGCTCTGCTTGAGTCTCTGCTTTTGCAGTGTGAGGCGCAGAGAAAGCGGCAGTCACGGCAAGGACCGCAATAAGTAGTTTCATTAGTTTCTCCTTCATAAACATATTCGTGTATTAAACAATCGACGTAGTTTTAGCAAAAATACGGGGCTGCCGCCCTAGAATAAGAAAATGATGTAAGCATTATCGAAGTGTCGTTTTTTTGTTCAGTCTGGGAATAACGAGGTGCTCTTGCCGATGAACCTGTTTTTAGAGCAATAAATTTGCAATGTTGCTCACTTTTCTCTCCTAAAAATCACGGGATTCCGAAGAGTTAACCAGAATGCTTTCGCCCCCATTTTAATCCGTTTCGGAATGGCTGTAAGGAGACGAAGTGAGAGCTCAAAAGCTAAAACTACCAATTGTTATTTTTGTGGCAAGCCTTGTCGGCTGGTCGGCTCTGGCTGCGACTTCGACGGCTTCGACGAATTCTTTGACCTATCAAGGGCGCATCCTTAAATCTGATGGCACCCCCCTGCAGCACAATAACGTAAGCTTTCTTATTAAGGTCATGGACCCTTCCGGTCAGTGCGTGATTTACCAAGAACAGGACAATGGCATAGACATGACCAATTCTAATGGTGTGTTTGATCTTGCGATTGGTAACGGATCTGTTCAATACATCACGGGCGCTGGTGCTACGACAAT containing:
- a CDS encoding L,D-transpeptidase, with the translated sequence MKLLIAVLAVTAAFSAPHTAKAETQAELEARLMVEKPFEAPAGHIFDEEAYLRGELAINQFTNVVVVNKAARGPMAQTARLYINRQLVLTTKVSTGREDVEYISTFKGIFRKVFNQKGTTESHWRHTLRGFYGVTRVMDENYKSGESKVQMPYAIFFNDVHGLALHQVPPDLIGGEAAGIAALGSRASSGCVRVNQDQIIQIHNAVLAADQGQVPVIDSRTGQQTVDQYGRPQYKNGWKTIVIVEEY